AGTAATCTGCTTACACTCGCTCGAGCGGACTCATTAGAACAGCAGCTCCAAAAAGAATCAGTGAATATTAGCGAGCTTGTGACAGAAGTTGCACAACCTTTTATCGAAATGGCGGAACTCGAAGAAAAAGAATTAATCGTGCAAACTCACAATGATCACGCCATTTTAGCCGACAAAGTACGAATTCATCAGCTTCTCATTATTCTGTTAGATAATGCACTGAAATACACAAATGCAACTGATAAAATTTATATTGTTGTAAAAAATGTTCCTGAACAAGTCATTATTGAAGTAAATGATACAGGAATTGGCATTAAACCTGAAAATTTACCCCGGGTGTTTGATCGATTTTACCGCGAAGATACAGCCAGAGCCTTTGAATCTGCGGGAACTGGTCTCGGACTTTCCATTGCACAGTGGATTGTAGAAAGTCACAACGGGTCCATACATGTATTTTCTAATAGGCAAAAAGGAACTGTTTTTCAGGTTACATTACCAGCTAATAGATGAAAATAATAGCGCTTTTGTGTGCCACAACCCATGAGGTTGCGGCACTTTTTTGGTTGGGAAATGAGTTAGTTGGAATACTCTAGTTTCATCAAAAGTCCCAGACGCTTCATTTAAAGCTTTAAGGTTTCTTTAAGGTTTCCTTTCTATACTTCATTACAGGAATAATATTTCACCAATGAAGGAGAGAAAAAAATGAAAGGAAGACATGAGCTTAAACACGAAATGTCTAAAGCAGATTGCTATTTGTTAAAACAAAAGCTACAGCATATCATGTCCCCAGACCCACACGCAGGTCCAGATGGTAAGTATGTAATCCGCAGCATTTACTTTGATAATTTTACAAATAAAGTATTAACCGAAAAGAAAGAAGGTTATTTCAATCGTTGCAAATTTAGAGTGCGATTGTACAACAATAATTTTGCTTACATGAACGTAGAGAAAAAAACGAAAGTAAACAATATGACATTCAAAGAAAAGTGCTCACTTACTCCTGAAGAATATGAAAAAATTCGACTAGGAGATATTGAGTGGTTGCAGAATGATGAACGTAAATTGTTAAATGAGCTTCATCTTCATATGACGCTTTATCAGTTAAAGCCGGTAACAATCATTGATTACACGAGAGAAGTTTTCATCAAAGAAGAAGGAAATGTGCGTGTGACATTTGATAGTGACGTAAAAACAAGTTTTCATAATACAGATCTTTTGAATCTTCATACACCAATGATCGACGTGCTCGATTACGGGACTGTTATTGTGGAAGTGAAATACGACGGATACTTACCAGATGTAATCAAAAAGTTGCTTCAAATTAGCGATAGACGAAGTAGCGCGTTTTCAAAATATCAATTAGGCCGCATGTTCGGCTAATTACTTAATGGAGGAAATAATAATGAATACTACTACTTTTAAAGATATATTCAAATCAAGTTTTCTGGAGCAAACAACTAGCTTCTCGCTAGTAGATTCCTTAATAGGCCTACTAGTAGCTTTTGCAGTTGGGTTATTTATATATGTGATTTATAAAAAGACCTATTCCGGTGTAATTTATTCGCATACTTTCAATATTGCATTGATTGTCATATCTATGGCAACTGCCCTAATTATTATGGGTATATCTTCAAACGTTCTATTGTCTCTTGGTATGGTTGGTGCACTTTCCATCGTCCGCTTCAGAACACCTATTAAAGATCCTATGGATTTAGTTTACTTATTTTGGTCCATAGTTGTAGGTATCTTATGTGGTGCTGGATTTATTCCGCTCGTGATTTTAGGCTCTGCTTTGATCGGTCTTGTTCTTGTTTTATTTGTAAACCGTATTACAGTCGAAAATCCATATCTTATTGTAATAAAATACGACCATATGGAAGTAGAAAAAACACTTGAAAAATTAGTTGGTAATCTTTCTAAAAAGCATACATTGAAATCTAAATCTGCCGTTGGACAAAGTTATTATGAGAATACGTATGAAGTTCGTTTGAAAAAAGAGGAACAAAATATTATCAATTTGATAGCTGACGTAGACGGGGTTACCTCTGCTGTAATGCTTAGCTATGATGGTAATTTCACTGCCTAGTAAGGAGGAAAAAGCATGAAGAAAACGCCCGTTATCTTGGTGTTTAGCCTCCTGTTAGTCCTCTTTTGTTTTGGCCTATTTGTTTATCCAAAAGTTGGACTCGAATCGACAAACAGAGGCTATGAATATATGGACACCGTCTTTGACCAAAGCAAAGTTACAAGTGTGGATATTAAGTTGGATGATAAAGATTTAACAACAATGCTTGCAAATGCCTCTGATGAAGAAATAGTCGAAGCGAATGTAACCATTAACGGCACTACCGTTAATCATGTTGGCTTACGGACGAAGGGTAATCTGTCGCTTCGGTCTGTCGTTCAAATGGATGATTCGGAACGATATAGCTTTAAGATAGACTTTGACTATTATGACAGTACACAAAGTCTAGATGGATTGAAAAAATTAAATTTGAATAATAACTATAGTGACGCTTCTCAAATGCGAGAATTTATGTCCTATAAAATGATGGACGGTCTCGGCATTGCTACGCCAGGTTATTCGTATATGTATGTAACGATTAATGGAGAAGAATGGGGACTATATCTTGGTGTGGAAGCAATTGAAGAAACATTCCTTGCTCGAAGTTTCGATAAAGGATCTGACTCTCTATATAAACCAGATGGTACTGGTAGCGATTTAAAGTATATTTCCAATGATTATAATGATTATACTGGAATTGGGGCTAAAACAGACATTAGTAGACAAGATGAAGACGAATTTATGGACTTTATTAACGCGATAAATGCAGAAAATTCCGATTTGGAAACCGTTTTGGATGTAGATGAAATGCTACGTTATTTTACAGCTAATACGGCACTCGTCAATCTTGACAGCTATCAAGGGAATTTGAAACATAATTACTATTTGTATGAAGAAGATGGGATATTCTCTGTCTTACCATGGGACTATAATATGGCATTCGGTGGTTTCGGGGCAGGCATGGGTGGCGGCGGTGGAAAAGATGGATTCCCTGGTCGTGAAGATGCCGCTGCTGGAAACGTTGGAAATGCAGTAGCCCCTACTATAAATGACGCACAAACAGAAAGACAAAATAATATGGCTCCTGCAAATGCTAATTCAGGAGCTGCTCAGAGCGATGCCCGTCAACCAATGGGCATGATGGTTGGTAATGCATTAAGTGACAGTACTATTAACTTAAGCATCTATGAGCCTGTAAGTGGTACAACAATGGAAGAGCGTCCACTTATCAATGCACTACTTTCCAATGAAGGAAATGTAGCATTATATGAAAAGTATGTCTCTGAAATTGCTACTTCTTTTTTGGCGAAAGAAAACTTCACTCAAATGGTGGATGAAGTTTATACATTGATTCACCCATATGTAGAGAAAGATCCAACTGCATTTTATACAGTAGATGAGTTTGAAGAAGATGTTCATGGTGACAATGGGATTATCGAATTTGCAAGCAAACGAAGTGACTCTATACTTGCACAACTATCGGGAGAATTAGTGGTGGAAAACACTAATTCTAATACTAGCGCTCCATCAACTGATGGCGCAGCGAATAAAAATAGTAACGATAATGCAGTAGACGGTGCGCAATCTCATAATCGTGGGGAAATGCCTGAAGGTATGCAACATCCTAATGGCGAGGGAATGCCTGAAGGTATGCAACATCCTAATGGGGAAGGGATGCGTGGTGGACAAGGTGGGCCTGGATTTGGTGAAAACGGGACAATTGGTACGCAATCTACTGGATATTCAAAAACAATGATTATTACGTCTGCAGTAAGTGTGGTTTTATTAGTTCTACTCACCTTTGCAACTAGCCGATTTAAGCGACGAAGGGAGTAATATAAAAAGCCTTGCTTGGGGTTCCAATGATACGGAATCCCTATAGCAAGGCTTTCTTTCAATTAATCCAGGAGCAGTTAAAGTTTTTTTAAGGATTCGATAAATACTTGAAATTTTATTGACAAATGCAATCGATTACAATAATCTTTATACTGTTCAGAGAAAACGTTTTCGTAAAACGTTTTCCTAACTAAAGGAATAGGTGATACATATATGGGGAAGTTAACGATTAAGGATATTGCAAGAGTAGCAGGTGTTTCAATTACTACTGTTTCAAGGGTTATGAATAATAAAGCAGAAGGTATGTCAAAAGAAACCCGTAAAAAAGTTTTGCAGGTAATAGAAGAGTTAAATTATCAGCCAAATAAATTAGCACGTGGTCTAGTGACAAAGCGTTCCAATATGCTTGGGTTAATCGTCCCAAATATCTCCAATCCCTTTTTCCCAGAACTTTGTAGAGGTGCTGAAGATGAGGCAAACGAAAGAAACTATAGCCTCATCATTTGTAATTCAGATGATCAATCCCAAAAAGAAGAAAACTATTTACGATTGCTGCAAGAACAACAAGTTGATGGGATTTTACTTTCAAGTAAGAATCGGTTGTCTCAGACTAGCAGAGATCAATTAGAGAGCGGAAAAATTCCATACGTATTATTTGATCGTGGCGAGGAAGCAAGTAACCACCCCGGTGTTTTCTTAGACAATGAAAAAGGAGGATATATTGCAGGAAAGCATTTGGCTGACTTAGGGCATACTAAAATGGCATGTATGACAGGTCCATCTGAGATTCTGAATGCACAACAACGTCTTTCCGGATTTCAACGTGCCTTAACAGAAGCTTCTATAGATCTCCCTAAATCATTTATCTTAGTTGGTGACTTTCAGATGGACGTGGCTTATCTAATAGCAAAGAAATTTCTACAAAATAACCTCGTGACTGCAATATTTGCCAGCAATGACTTAATGGCATGTGGAATTTATCGGGCTGCTCATGAGCTAGGAATTCAAGTTCCTGAACAACTGTCCATCGTCGGTTTTGATGATATTCCTTTAGTAACTGCTTTAATCCCAAAACTAACTACCGTTAAACAAGGTACATATGAAATGGGAAGAAAAGCAATCGAACTACTCATAAATGAAATTGAAACCAATTCATCTGAAGGAGTAATTTTTGAACCAACTTTAATCGTTAGAGAAAGTACGAAAAAAATAAAATGAGGTGTAATGAAATGACTATTCCCGTAATTATTGATTGTGATCCTGGTATTGATGACGTAATGGCACTAACCCTTGCATTTGCACATCCGGAATTAGATATTAAGTTAATCACAACAGAGCCTGGAAATCAAACGCAAGAAAAAACGATATACAATGCACTCGCTTTCACTAGTTATATGAAAAAAAATATCGAAGTTGCTAAAGGTTTAGATAAGCCATTTTTCCGCAAACTTGAAATTGCTGATGAAGTACATGGTGAAAATGGACTCGGTGATGTCCAATTTCCTGAACCTACACTCCAGTTAAGTAATCGCACAGCAGTTGAAGCAATGAAAGAAACACTACTATTAAGTGATGAGCAAATAATTCTTATTGCAACTGGCCCACTTACAAACGTAGGCGCACTTCTATTAGCACATCCAGAAGTGAAATCGAAAATTAAATACATTTCTTATATGGGTGGCGCCGCTGTTGGTGGAAATATGTCACCAACTGCAGAGTTTAATGTATACGTCGATCCACATGCAGCAGATATTGTCTTTCGTTCAGGAGTTCCTATTGTAATGAGTGGACTTGATGTCACTCATAAAGCTTACGTCACAATAGAAGAATTAGATGAAATTGAAGCAATAGGAACTGAATTTGCACTCAAGGTTGCTACAATGCTTCGTTTTTACATTCATACTGCAAAGCAAACTGCTTTCCATACCCCTAATTTTGAAGGACAGATTCGTTTAC
The nucleotide sequence above comes from Psychrobacillus glaciei. Encoded proteins:
- a CDS encoding CotH kinase family protein translates to MKKTPVILVFSLLLVLFCFGLFVYPKVGLESTNRGYEYMDTVFDQSKVTSVDIKLDDKDLTTMLANASDEEIVEANVTINGTTVNHVGLRTKGNLSLRSVVQMDDSERYSFKIDFDYYDSTQSLDGLKKLNLNNNYSDASQMREFMSYKMMDGLGIATPGYSYMYVTINGEEWGLYLGVEAIEETFLARSFDKGSDSLYKPDGTGSDLKYISNDYNDYTGIGAKTDISRQDEDEFMDFINAINAENSDLETVLDVDEMLRYFTANTALVNLDSYQGNLKHNYYLYEEDGIFSVLPWDYNMAFGGFGAGMGGGGGKDGFPGREDAAAGNVGNAVAPTINDAQTERQNNMAPANANSGAAQSDARQPMGMMVGNALSDSTINLSIYEPVSGTTMEERPLINALLSNEGNVALYEKYVSEIATSFLAKENFTQMVDEVYTLIHPYVEKDPTAFYTVDEFEEDVHGDNGIIEFASKRSDSILAQLSGELVVENTNSNTSAPSTDGAANKNSNDNAVDGAQSHNRGEMPEGMQHPNGEGMPEGMQHPNGEGMRGGQGGPGFGENGTIGTQSTGYSKTMIITSAVSVVLLVLLTFATSRFKRRRE
- a CDS encoding nucleoside hydrolase codes for the protein MTIPVIIDCDPGIDDVMALTLAFAHPELDIKLITTEPGNQTQEKTIYNALAFTSYMKKNIEVAKGLDKPFFRKLEIADEVHGENGLGDVQFPEPTLQLSNRTAVEAMKETLLLSDEQIILIATGPLTNVGALLLAHPEVKSKIKYISYMGGAAVGGNMSPTAEFNVYVDPHAADIVFRSGVPIVMSGLDVTHKAYVTIEELDEIEAIGTEFALKVATMLRFYIHTAKQTAFHTPNFEGQIRLHDLCAVSYVLTPELFSGDDCHVAVELEGRLTSGTTVVDYSQRTGLPHNVKVLHTVHREKFLEQFLNAVKIMGQQIG
- a CDS encoding LacI family DNA-binding transcriptional regulator — encoded protein: MGKLTIKDIARVAGVSITTVSRVMNNKAEGMSKETRKKVLQVIEELNYQPNKLARGLVTKRSNMLGLIVPNISNPFFPELCRGAEDEANERNYSLIICNSDDQSQKEENYLRLLQEQQVDGILLSSKNRLSQTSRDQLESGKIPYVLFDRGEEASNHPGVFLDNEKGGYIAGKHLADLGHTKMACMTGPSEILNAQQRLSGFQRALTEASIDLPKSFILVGDFQMDVAYLIAKKFLQNNLVTAIFASNDLMACGIYRAAHELGIQVPEQLSIVGFDDIPLVTALIPKLTTVKQGTYEMGRKAIELLINEIETNSSEGVIFEPTLIVRESTKKIK
- a CDS encoding polyphosphate polymerase domain-containing protein — its product is MKGRHELKHEMSKADCYLLKQKLQHIMSPDPHAGPDGKYVIRSIYFDNFTNKVLTEKKEGYFNRCKFRVRLYNNNFAYMNVEKKTKVNNMTFKEKCSLTPEEYEKIRLGDIEWLQNDERKLLNELHLHMTLYQLKPVTIIDYTREVFIKEEGNVRVTFDSDVKTSFHNTDLLNLHTPMIDVLDYGTVIVEVKYDGYLPDVIKKLLQISDRRSSAFSKYQLGRMFG
- a CDS encoding DUF4956 domain-containing protein: MNTTTFKDIFKSSFLEQTTSFSLVDSLIGLLVAFAVGLFIYVIYKKTYSGVIYSHTFNIALIVISMATALIIMGISSNVLLSLGMVGALSIVRFRTPIKDPMDLVYLFWSIVVGILCGAGFIPLVILGSALIGLVLVLFVNRITVENPYLIVIKYDHMEVEKTLEKLVGNLSKKHTLKSKSAVGQSYYENTYEVRLKKEEQNIINLIADVDGVTSAVMLSYDGNFTA